In Nymphaea colorata isolate Beijing-Zhang1983 chromosome 3, ASM883128v2, whole genome shotgun sequence, a genomic segment contains:
- the LOC116250576 gene encoding putative disease resistance protein At5g47280 isoform X2 gives MVVDLSNSTNGPPRLPEKVFGLEGPLRELQTELFLKDVSVVGVCGLPGCGKTTLASMLCRDKIVRETFKDRIFFFTVSNSPDVLGILQRMWRQLVKAKDMPRFFNEEDAVKQLSDILSYTELQPVLVVLDDVWSESVLEKLIFRIPNLKTVITSRTKFELLDSTYSLRTLKESDSMDLFCHSAFVQDNAFGDTYKEFAYQIVRGCKGLPLALEVIGHSLRHKPLTIWHSTVEMLRQGDRVFDDHKDLLNCLSTTLTSLDDQLRKCFADLGCFPEDEKIPATSLIDMWIELYGLSEHEAYVALLKLSARYLVTLVERTRNDAVEDGIFNDLFVFQHDLLRDLAMYSAKGTHVNQNARLLMNQREDVLPNSWKEHTYQPFLGQVVSMHTGEMNSSSWFDMKLPNTEVMILNFMSETYYLPPFLENMENLKVLIVANHSLSPADLSGLPKLDSLKNLSRIRLERILVSSLSAIKVPLPALKKLSLFFCDVDEANCNSGLDIADMFPEVTELEIDYCSNLVRLPPGLCEIIKLQKLSLSKCPDLIELPERIGNLSNLEVLILHACTSLEDLPDSLCRLKSLRFFDVSDCATISSFPDKFGDLTGLRKINMRWCLQVTELPASVKQMEGLREVVCDEDTAGLWEPYKCMLKDMELHVVKEEVNLNFLT, from the exons ATGGTTGTGGATCTAAGTAATTCTACTAATGGGCCACCCAGACTTCCAGAAAAAGTGTTTGGCTTGGAAGGGCCTTTGAGAGAGTTGCAAACAGAACTGTTTCTGAAAGATGTATCTGTTGTTGGAGTCTGTGGTCTTCCTGGGTGTGGGAAAACAACCTTGGCCTCAATGCTTTGCAGAGACAAGATAGTTAGAG aAACTTTTAAGGACAGAATCTTTTTTTTCACCGTTTCAAATTCACCTGATGTACTTGGAATCCTCCAAAGGATGTGGAGACAGTTGGTCAAAGCAAAAGATATGCCTAGGTTCTTCAACGAGGAAGATGCAGTGAAGCAGCTGTCAGACATTCTGAGTTACACAGAACTGCAACCTGTCTTGGTGGTCTTGGATGATGTTTGGTCTGAGTCAGTTCTTGAGAAACTTATATTCAGAATTCCAAATCTGAAAACAGTGATCACATCACGGACAAAATTTGAACTGTTAGATTCTACTTATTCTCTAAGAACTTTGAAAGAGTCGGATTCCATGGACTTGTTCTGTCACTCAGCTTTTGTTCAAGACAATGCCTTCGGTGACACCTATAAGGAGTTTGCCTACCAG ATAGTGAGAGGCTGCAAAGGTCTGCCGCTGGCCCTGGAAGTGATAGGGCATTCACTGAGGCATAAACCCCTGACAATCTGGCATTCTACAGTAGAAATGCTTAGGCAAGGAGACAGAGTTTTTGATGACCACAAAGACTTACTCAACTGCTTGTCAACCACGCTAACTTCTCTAGATGATCAACTTCGCAAATGCTTTGCAGACTTAGGCTGCTTTCCTGAGGATGAAAAGATCCCAGCAACTTCCCTGATCGACATGTGGATTGAACTATATGGCCTAAGTGAGCATGAAGCCTATGTGGCTTTGTTAAAACTTTCTGCCAGATATCTGGTGACTCTTGTTGAAAGAACTAG GAATGATGCTGTTGAGGATGGAATCTTCAATGACCTGTTTGTTTTTCAGCATGATCTACTAAGAGACTTGGCCATGTATTCTGCTAAGGGCACCCATGTAAACCAAAATGCCAGACTGTTAATGAATCAAAGAGAAGATGTACTTCCTAATAGCTGGAAGGAACACACTTATCAACCTTTTCTGGGACAGGTTGTTTCCATGCACACAG GTGAGATGAATTCTTCAAGCTGGTTTGACATGAAACTTCCCAACACTGAAGTCATGATCTTGAACTTCATGTCTGAGACTTATTACTTGCCTCCTTTTTTGGAGAATATGGAAAATTTGAAGGTTCTAATTGTTGCAAATCATAGCTTGAGCCCCGCAGATCTAAGTGGTCTGCCAAAGTTGGATTCTCTGAAAAACCTTAGCAGAATCAGGTTAGAGAGGATATTGGTCTCCTCCCTTTCTGCAATTAAAGTGCCACTGCCGGCCTTAAAAAAGTTATCACTGTTTTTTTGTGACGTTGATGAGGCCAATTGCAACTCAGGACTGGATATTGCAGACATGTTTCCAGAGGTCACAGAACTCGAGATTGACTATTGCAGTAATTTGGTGCGTCTACCTCCTGGATTATGTGAGATCATCAAACTTCAGAAGCTGAGTTTGTCAAAATGCCCTGATCTAATTGAGCTACCAGAGAGGATTGGTAATTTAAGCAATCTGGAGGTTCTAATCCTGCACGCTTGCACATCATTGGAAGACTTGCCAGACTCGCTATGCAGACTAAAGAGCCTCAGATTTTTTGATGTGTCTGACTGTGCAACCATCAGTAGCTTCCCTGATAAATTTGGTGACCTGACAGGTTTGAGAAAGATCAACATGAGGTGGTGTTTGCAGGTGACGGAGCTGCCTGCATCTGTGAAGCAAATGGAAGGTCTAAGGGAGGTTGTTTGCGATGAAGATACAGCGGGCTTGTGGGAACCTTACAAATGTATGCTCAAGGATATGGAACTGCATGTGGTTAAAGAGGAAGtgaatttgaattttctcaCTTAA
- the LOC116250793 gene encoding serine/threonine-protein kinase SAPK10-like, translating to MARPPASLALGMDMPIMHDSDRYELVRDIGSGNFGIARLMRDKQTQELVAVKYIERGEKIDENVQREIINHRSLRHPNIVRFKQVILTPTHLAIVMEYAAGGELFERICNAGRFSEDEARFFFQQLISGVSYCHSMQVCHRDLKLENTLLDGSATPRLKICDFGYSKSSVLHSQPKSTVGTPAYIAPEVLLNKEYDGKIADVWSCGVTLYVMLVGAYPFEDPAEPKNFKKTIQRIVNVQYSIPQYVHISPECQHLISRIFVPDPAARITIPEIQKHEWFLKNLPADLMQEHRMNFEEPDQPMQSVDDIMRIISEATIPASCDRVGQFLPGTFELDDDEMDDLDSDPDLDVDSSGEIVYAM from the exons ATGGCTCGGCCTCCGGCTTCCCTCGCACTTGGAATGGATATGCCTATCATGCACGACAGCGATAGGTACGAGCTCGTCCGGGACATCGGCTCCGGGAATTTCGGCATCGCGAGGCTGATGAGGGACAAGCAGACGCAGGAGCTCGTGGCGGTCAAGTACATCGAGCGCGGCGAGAAG ATTGACGAAAACGTGCAGAGAGAAATTATAAATCATAGATCGTTGAGGCATCCAAACATTGTTAGATTCAAACAG GTTATATTAACACCGACGCATTTGGCGATCGTTATGGAGTATGCAGCTGGTGGGGAGCTTTTTGAGCGCATCTGTAATGCTGGACGCTTCAGCGAGGATGAG GCTCGGTTCTTCTTTCAACAACTAATCTCGGGCGTTAGTTATTGCCACTCTATG CAAGTTTGTCATCGTGACCTGAAGCTCGAAAACACCCTCTTAGATGGGAGTGCAACTCCTCGCCTGAAGATCTGTGACTTTGGTTATTCAAAG TCATCTGTGCTGCATTCACAGCCAAAGTCTACTGTTGGAACTCCTGCATACATTGCTCCCGAAGTATTGCTCAACAAGGAATATGATGGAAAG attgctgatgtatggtcGTGTGGGGTAACACTCTATGTCATGCTGGTAGGCGCCTACCCTTTCGAGGATCCTGCAGAGCCcaaaaatttcaagaagactATACAG AGAATTGTGAATGTTCAATACTCTATTCCTCAATACGTTCACATCTCCCCAGAGTGCCAGCACCTAATCTCGAGGATTTTTGTCCCTGATCCAGCAGCG AGAATTACGATCCCTGAGATCCAAAAACATGAATGGTTTCTAAAGAATCTTCCAGCAGATCTCATGCAAGAACACAGGATGAACTTTGAGGAGCCAGATCAACCCATGCAGAGCGTGGATGATATCATGCGGATAATATCAGAGGCTACAATCCCTGCGTCTTGCGATCGGGTCGGCCAGTTCCTACCAGGAACTTTCGAGCTAGATGACGACGAGATGGATGATCTAGATTCTGACCCTGACCTTGATGTTGACAGCAGTGGTGAGATTGTCTATGCAATGTGA
- the LOC116250576 gene encoding probable disease resistance protein At4g33300 isoform X3 yields the protein MFTLVPFQLRSQYCLTVAETFKDRIFFFTVSNSPDVLGILQRMWRQLVKAKDMPRFFNEEDAVKQLSDILSYTELQPVLVVLDDVWSESVLEKLIFRIPNLKTVITSRTKFELLDSTYSLRTLKESDSMDLFCHSAFVQDNAFGDTYKEFAYQIVRGCKGLPLALEVIGHSLRHKPLTIWHSTVEMLRQGDRVFDDHKDLLNCLSTTLTSLDDQLRKCFADLGCFPEDEKIPATSLIDMWIELYGLSEHEAYVALLKLSARYLVTLVERTRNDAVEDGIFNDLFVFQHDLLRDLAMYSAKGTHVNQNARLLMNQREDVLPNSWKEHTYQPFLGQVVSMHTGEMNSSSWFDMKLPNTEVMILNFMSETYYLPPFLENMENLKVLIVANHSLSPADLSGLPKLDSLKNLSRIRLERILVSSLSAIKVPLPALKKLSLFFCDVDEANCNSGLDIADMFPEVTELEIDYCSNLVRLPPGLCEIIKLQKLSLSKCPDLIELPERIGNLSNLEVLILHACTSLEDLPDSLCRLKSLRFFDVSDCATISSFPDKFGDLTGLRKINMRWCLQVTELPASVKQMEGLREVVCDEDTAGLWEPYKCMLKDMELHVVKEEVNLNFLT from the exons ATGTTCACTCTGGTTCCATTTCAGCTACGCTCCCAATATTGCCTAACCGTAGCAG aAACTTTTAAGGACAGAATCTTTTTTTTCACCGTTTCAAATTCACCTGATGTACTTGGAATCCTCCAAAGGATGTGGAGACAGTTGGTCAAAGCAAAAGATATGCCTAGGTTCTTCAACGAGGAAGATGCAGTGAAGCAGCTGTCAGACATTCTGAGTTACACAGAACTGCAACCTGTCTTGGTGGTCTTGGATGATGTTTGGTCTGAGTCAGTTCTTGAGAAACTTATATTCAGAATTCCAAATCTGAAAACAGTGATCACATCACGGACAAAATTTGAACTGTTAGATTCTACTTATTCTCTAAGAACTTTGAAAGAGTCGGATTCCATGGACTTGTTCTGTCACTCAGCTTTTGTTCAAGACAATGCCTTCGGTGACACCTATAAGGAGTTTGCCTACCAG ATAGTGAGAGGCTGCAAAGGTCTGCCGCTGGCCCTGGAAGTGATAGGGCATTCACTGAGGCATAAACCCCTGACAATCTGGCATTCTACAGTAGAAATGCTTAGGCAAGGAGACAGAGTTTTTGATGACCACAAAGACTTACTCAACTGCTTGTCAACCACGCTAACTTCTCTAGATGATCAACTTCGCAAATGCTTTGCAGACTTAGGCTGCTTTCCTGAGGATGAAAAGATCCCAGCAACTTCCCTGATCGACATGTGGATTGAACTATATGGCCTAAGTGAGCATGAAGCCTATGTGGCTTTGTTAAAACTTTCTGCCAGATATCTGGTGACTCTTGTTGAAAGAACTAG GAATGATGCTGTTGAGGATGGAATCTTCAATGACCTGTTTGTTTTTCAGCATGATCTACTAAGAGACTTGGCCATGTATTCTGCTAAGGGCACCCATGTAAACCAAAATGCCAGACTGTTAATGAATCAAAGAGAAGATGTACTTCCTAATAGCTGGAAGGAACACACTTATCAACCTTTTCTGGGACAGGTTGTTTCCATGCACACAG GTGAGATGAATTCTTCAAGCTGGTTTGACATGAAACTTCCCAACACTGAAGTCATGATCTTGAACTTCATGTCTGAGACTTATTACTTGCCTCCTTTTTTGGAGAATATGGAAAATTTGAAGGTTCTAATTGTTGCAAATCATAGCTTGAGCCCCGCAGATCTAAGTGGTCTGCCAAAGTTGGATTCTCTGAAAAACCTTAGCAGAATCAGGTTAGAGAGGATATTGGTCTCCTCCCTTTCTGCAATTAAAGTGCCACTGCCGGCCTTAAAAAAGTTATCACTGTTTTTTTGTGACGTTGATGAGGCCAATTGCAACTCAGGACTGGATATTGCAGACATGTTTCCAGAGGTCACAGAACTCGAGATTGACTATTGCAGTAATTTGGTGCGTCTACCTCCTGGATTATGTGAGATCATCAAACTTCAGAAGCTGAGTTTGTCAAAATGCCCTGATCTAATTGAGCTACCAGAGAGGATTGGTAATTTAAGCAATCTGGAGGTTCTAATCCTGCACGCTTGCACATCATTGGAAGACTTGCCAGACTCGCTATGCAGACTAAAGAGCCTCAGATTTTTTGATGTGTCTGACTGTGCAACCATCAGTAGCTTCCCTGATAAATTTGGTGACCTGACAGGTTTGAGAAAGATCAACATGAGGTGGTGTTTGCAGGTGACGGAGCTGCCTGCATCTGTGAAGCAAATGGAAGGTCTAAGGGAGGTTGTTTGCGATGAAGATACAGCGGGCTTGTGGGAACCTTACAAATGTATGCTCAAGGATATGGAACTGCATGTGGTTAAAGAGGAAGtgaatttgaattttctcaCTTAA
- the LOC116250576 gene encoding putative disease resistance protein At5g47280 isoform X1: MANLSSGAALADAVRELLDAVLEAKVRIPEIKDHMKRLKYALESLSPLIQEAKRLDMVLTDHQREDMNGLCCQLREGKELVLKCSKLCCFNLWKKHKYAKGLTELETEILRFSQANSQTDTWVDLKKLFSLKGLDEKLDVLGGKRGMVVDLSNSTNGPPRLPEKVFGLEGPLRELQTELFLKDVSVVGVCGLPGCGKTTLASMLCRDKIVRETFKDRIFFFTVSNSPDVLGILQRMWRQLVKAKDMPRFFNEEDAVKQLSDILSYTELQPVLVVLDDVWSESVLEKLIFRIPNLKTVITSRTKFELLDSTYSLRTLKESDSMDLFCHSAFVQDNAFGDTYKEFAYQIVRGCKGLPLALEVIGHSLRHKPLTIWHSTVEMLRQGDRVFDDHKDLLNCLSTTLTSLDDQLRKCFADLGCFPEDEKIPATSLIDMWIELYGLSEHEAYVALLKLSARYLVTLVERTRNDAVEDGIFNDLFVFQHDLLRDLAMYSAKGTHVNQNARLLMNQREDVLPNSWKEHTYQPFLGQVVSMHTGEMNSSSWFDMKLPNTEVMILNFMSETYYLPPFLENMENLKVLIVANHSLSPADLSGLPKLDSLKNLSRIRLERILVSSLSAIKVPLPALKKLSLFFCDVDEANCNSGLDIADMFPEVTELEIDYCSNLVRLPPGLCEIIKLQKLSLSKCPDLIELPERIGNLSNLEVLILHACTSLEDLPDSLCRLKSLRFFDVSDCATISSFPDKFGDLTGLRKINMRWCLQVTELPASVKQMEGLREVVCDEDTAGLWEPYKCMLKDMELHVVKEEVNLNFLT, encoded by the exons ATGGCCAATTTAAGCAGTGGCGCAGCATTAGCCGATGCAGTTAGAGAGCTATTGGATGctgttttggaggcaaaagTTCGTATTCCAGAGATTAAAGACCATATGAAGCGGCTTAAATATGCATTGGAATCTCTAAGTCCTCTAATTCAAGAAGCGAAACGACTAGACATGGTGTTGACCGATCATCAAAGAGAAGATATGAATGGTCTCTGCTGCCAACTGAGAGAAGGTAAAGAGCTAGTTCTTAAGTGTTCCAAGCTTTGCTGTTTTAATCTTTGGAAGAAGCACAAGTATGCAAAAGGATTAACTGAGCTGGAGACCGAAATTTTGAGGTTTTCACAGGCGAATTCACAAACCGATACATGGGTGGACTTGAAGAAACTTTTCTCATTGAAAGGGTTAGACGAAAAATTAGATGTCTTAGGTGGAAAGAGAGGCATGGTTGTGGATCTAAGTAATTCTACTAATGGGCCACCCAGACTTCCAGAAAAAGTGTTTGGCTTGGAAGGGCCTTTGAGAGAGTTGCAAACAGAACTGTTTCTGAAAGATGTATCTGTTGTTGGAGTCTGTGGTCTTCCTGGGTGTGGGAAAACAACCTTGGCCTCAATGCTTTGCAGAGACAAGATAGTTAGAG aAACTTTTAAGGACAGAATCTTTTTTTTCACCGTTTCAAATTCACCTGATGTACTTGGAATCCTCCAAAGGATGTGGAGACAGTTGGTCAAAGCAAAAGATATGCCTAGGTTCTTCAACGAGGAAGATGCAGTGAAGCAGCTGTCAGACATTCTGAGTTACACAGAACTGCAACCTGTCTTGGTGGTCTTGGATGATGTTTGGTCTGAGTCAGTTCTTGAGAAACTTATATTCAGAATTCCAAATCTGAAAACAGTGATCACATCACGGACAAAATTTGAACTGTTAGATTCTACTTATTCTCTAAGAACTTTGAAAGAGTCGGATTCCATGGACTTGTTCTGTCACTCAGCTTTTGTTCAAGACAATGCCTTCGGTGACACCTATAAGGAGTTTGCCTACCAG ATAGTGAGAGGCTGCAAAGGTCTGCCGCTGGCCCTGGAAGTGATAGGGCATTCACTGAGGCATAAACCCCTGACAATCTGGCATTCTACAGTAGAAATGCTTAGGCAAGGAGACAGAGTTTTTGATGACCACAAAGACTTACTCAACTGCTTGTCAACCACGCTAACTTCTCTAGATGATCAACTTCGCAAATGCTTTGCAGACTTAGGCTGCTTTCCTGAGGATGAAAAGATCCCAGCAACTTCCCTGATCGACATGTGGATTGAACTATATGGCCTAAGTGAGCATGAAGCCTATGTGGCTTTGTTAAAACTTTCTGCCAGATATCTGGTGACTCTTGTTGAAAGAACTAG GAATGATGCTGTTGAGGATGGAATCTTCAATGACCTGTTTGTTTTTCAGCATGATCTACTAAGAGACTTGGCCATGTATTCTGCTAAGGGCACCCATGTAAACCAAAATGCCAGACTGTTAATGAATCAAAGAGAAGATGTACTTCCTAATAGCTGGAAGGAACACACTTATCAACCTTTTCTGGGACAGGTTGTTTCCATGCACACAG GTGAGATGAATTCTTCAAGCTGGTTTGACATGAAACTTCCCAACACTGAAGTCATGATCTTGAACTTCATGTCTGAGACTTATTACTTGCCTCCTTTTTTGGAGAATATGGAAAATTTGAAGGTTCTAATTGTTGCAAATCATAGCTTGAGCCCCGCAGATCTAAGTGGTCTGCCAAAGTTGGATTCTCTGAAAAACCTTAGCAGAATCAGGTTAGAGAGGATATTGGTCTCCTCCCTTTCTGCAATTAAAGTGCCACTGCCGGCCTTAAAAAAGTTATCACTGTTTTTTTGTGACGTTGATGAGGCCAATTGCAACTCAGGACTGGATATTGCAGACATGTTTCCAGAGGTCACAGAACTCGAGATTGACTATTGCAGTAATTTGGTGCGTCTACCTCCTGGATTATGTGAGATCATCAAACTTCAGAAGCTGAGTTTGTCAAAATGCCCTGATCTAATTGAGCTACCAGAGAGGATTGGTAATTTAAGCAATCTGGAGGTTCTAATCCTGCACGCTTGCACATCATTGGAAGACTTGCCAGACTCGCTATGCAGACTAAAGAGCCTCAGATTTTTTGATGTGTCTGACTGTGCAACCATCAGTAGCTTCCCTGATAAATTTGGTGACCTGACAGGTTTGAGAAAGATCAACATGAGGTGGTGTTTGCAGGTGACGGAGCTGCCTGCATCTGTGAAGCAAATGGAAGGTCTAAGGGAGGTTGTTTGCGATGAAGATACAGCGGGCTTGTGGGAACCTTACAAATGTATGCTCAAGGATATGGAACTGCATGTGGTTAAAGAGGAAGtgaatttgaattttctcaCTTAA